A portion of the Flavobacterium magnum genome contains these proteins:
- a CDS encoding rhodanese-related sulfurtransferase produces the protein MQLYNTLSAEERAVLIDDAGKQRLTLSFYAYAQIENPTQFRNELFLAWNPLEVLGRIYVAREGINAQLSLPADNFYEFKDTIEQYDFMKGIRLNVAVEHDDHSFLKLTIKVRDKIVADGLNDDTFDATNIGIHLKAKEFNELLEDPDTIVVDMRNHYESEIGHFTKAIKPDVDTFRESLPIIEEQLAEHKSDKKLLMYCTGGIRCEKASAYFKHKGFENVYQLEGGIIEYTRQVKAEGLESKFIGKNFVFDHRLGERITDDIVSQCHQCGKPCDNHTNCANEGCHLLFIQCDDCKASMENCCSTDCVSVIHLPEEAQKEIRRGIKNGNMIFKKGKSDKLTYKNAEHPISKLTEQAPKPNTQRAAPKKKLIGKGLHFFPRASIGQFFMESGELKIGDEVLIKGPTTGEEQMEIREMFVNDAPAQTAVKGNVVSFKLPFRIRLSDKLYVIERQNA, from the coding sequence ATGCAACTGTACAACACTTTAAGCGCAGAAGAACGTGCCGTCCTTATTGATGACGCCGGAAAGCAACGACTCACGTTGTCTTTCTACGCTTATGCGCAAATTGAAAATCCGACACAATTTAGAAATGAACTGTTCCTGGCCTGGAATCCGCTGGAGGTCTTGGGGAGGATTTATGTTGCCCGCGAAGGGATCAACGCGCAGCTTTCCTTGCCTGCAGACAATTTCTACGAATTCAAGGACACCATCGAACAATACGATTTTATGAAAGGCATCCGGCTCAATGTCGCAGTTGAGCACGATGACCATTCGTTTTTAAAGCTCACGATTAAGGTGCGTGATAAGATTGTCGCTGACGGACTCAACGACGATACTTTTGATGCGACCAACATCGGAATCCATCTCAAGGCGAAGGAATTCAATGAACTGCTTGAAGATCCCGACACGATTGTCGTGGACATGAGAAACCATTATGAAAGCGAGATCGGGCATTTTACGAAAGCGATTAAGCCTGACGTCGATACCTTCCGCGAATCATTGCCGATCATTGAGGAACAGCTCGCCGAACACAAATCGGACAAAAAACTGCTGATGTACTGCACCGGCGGCATCCGTTGCGAGAAAGCCAGCGCGTATTTTAAGCACAAAGGTTTTGAGAATGTATACCAACTCGAAGGCGGTATCATTGAGTACACGCGTCAGGTCAAGGCAGAAGGATTGGAGAGCAAATTCATCGGGAAAAACTTCGTGTTCGACCACAGGTTAGGCGAGCGGATTACCGATGATATCGTCTCGCAATGCCACCAATGCGGTAAGCCATGCGACAACCATACAAATTGCGCCAACGAAGGCTGCCATTTGCTTTTCATACAATGTGATGACTGCAAAGCTTCGATGGAAAACTGCTGTTCTACAGACTGTGTTTCAGTGATCCATTTGCCGGAAGAGGCGCAAAAGGAAATCCGGCGCGGCATCAAGAACGGCAATATGATTTTCAAAAAAGGAAAATCCGATAAACTGACGTACAAAAATGCGGAACATCCAATTTCAAAATTAACGGAGCAGGCACCAAAACCCAATACCCAACGTGCAGCACCCAAAAAGAAGCTTATCGGGAAAGGACTTCATTTTTTTCCAAGAGCATCAATTGGACAGTTTTTTATGGAGTCCGGTGAATTGAAAATCGGCGATGAAGTCCTGATTAAAGGCCCGACCACCGGCGAGGAGCAAATGGAAATAAGGGAAATGTTTGTAAACGACGCTCCGGCGCAAACGGCCGTAAAGGGAAATGTGGTTTCGTTCAAATTACCATTCAGGATTCGTCTTTCGGACAAATTATATGTCATTGAACGACAAAACGCTTAG
- a CDS encoding BrxA/BrxB family bacilliredoxin has translation MYPEEMVSPMRAELTDAGFEGLYSAEAVEQAVAKKGTTLVVVNSVCGCAARNARPGARMSLNGAKKPDHLVTVFAGVDTDAVNAARQHMFPFPPSSPSMALFKDGELVHMLERHHIEGRPAEMIAENLQDAYNEYC, from the coding sequence ATGTATCCCGAAGAAATGGTAAGCCCCATGCGTGCTGAACTTACAGACGCCGGCTTTGAAGGACTATATAGCGCAGAGGCAGTAGAACAGGCTGTCGCAAAAAAAGGCACGACGCTCGTTGTGGTGAATTCCGTTTGCGGATGTGCCGCACGCAATGCGCGCCCCGGTGCCAGAATGAGCCTTAATGGCGCCAAAAAACCAGACCACCTTGTGACGGTTTTCGCCGGTGTTGACACGGACGCCGTCAATGCGGCCCGCCAGCACATGTTCCCATTCCCGCCGTCATCGCCAAGCATGGCCTTGTTTAAGGATGGTGAACTCGTCCACATGCTCGAACGCCATCACATCGAAGGCCGACCTGCAGAAATGATTGCTGAAAACCTGCAGGACGCATACAACGAGTATTGTTAA
- a CDS encoding lycopene cyclase family protein, with protein sequence MKHYDYIFSGTGLAALMTLNQMVKSGGFSDKKILLLDQDAKQTNDRTWCFWETGKGAWDKILTQKWRYVWFKNENSSRKMDLSPYEYKMIRGIDFYNKILKRIALQSNIEFVQCRVTGYSESAGNVVVQTDADDFSCRKLFNSVYDQKPVLEQTGFPLLQQHFVGWRVKTETPSFDPNVATFMDFSVPQKGNTRFMYVLPVSDTEAIVEYTLFSKDLLPQHEYEAAITAYLSDLHIANYKIVEKERGSIPMTSYRFWKHNTKNIVHIGSAGGWTKASTGFTFKNSDKLSKRLVHFLQRQADFSKFHKNDRFWFYDLLLLDILSENNEKGAMIFSAMFRKSHPALILKFLDGETTLYEDLQVIWQCPKGLFIRALVRRIFR encoded by the coding sequence ATGAAGCATTACGACTATATTTTTTCGGGCACCGGGTTGGCCGCACTGATGACGCTTAACCAGATGGTCAAGTCCGGGGGATTTTCAGATAAAAAGATCTTATTGCTGGATCAGGATGCCAAGCAAACCAATGACCGGACCTGGTGTTTTTGGGAAACCGGCAAAGGGGCGTGGGACAAAATCCTCACGCAGAAATGGCGGTACGTTTGGTTTAAGAACGAAAACTCCAGCCGTAAGATGGACTTGTCGCCGTACGAATATAAGATGATCCGGGGGATTGATTTTTATAACAAAATCCTGAAACGGATCGCATTGCAGTCTAATATCGAGTTTGTGCAATGCAGGGTGACCGGTTACAGCGAATCTGCCGGGAACGTGGTCGTGCAGACGGATGCGGATGATTTTTCGTGCCGGAAGCTCTTCAACAGCGTTTATGACCAAAAACCGGTTTTGGAGCAAACAGGATTTCCGCTGCTGCAGCAACATTTCGTCGGTTGGAGGGTGAAGACGGAAACGCCTTCTTTTGACCCGAATGTCGCGACGTTTATGGATTTCTCGGTTCCGCAAAAAGGAAATACGCGGTTTATGTATGTGCTGCCGGTTTCTGATACGGAAGCGATTGTGGAGTATACGTTATTTTCAAAAGATCTTTTGCCGCAACACGAGTATGAAGCTGCAATTACAGCCTATCTGTCGGATCTACACATTGCGAATTACAAGATTGTCGAAAAGGAACGCGGCAGCATCCCGATGACTTCATACCGATTTTGGAAGCACAATACCAAAAACATCGTACATATCGGATCGGCAGGTGGCTGGACCAAGGCAAGTACAGGATTTACGTTTAAAAATTCCGATAAACTTTCAAAACGCCTGGTGCATTTCCTGCAGCGTCAGGCCGACTTCAGTAAGTTCCACAAAAACGACCGCTTTTGGTTTTATGACTTGTTGCTGCTCGATATCCTGTCTGAGAATAATGAAAAAGGCGCCATGATTTTCAGTGCGATGTTCAGGAAGTCACATCCCGCACTGATACTTAAATTCCTTGATGGCGAAACCACCCTCTATGAAGACCTGCAGGTGATATGGCAATGTCCGAAAGGGCTGTTCATCAGGGCGCTGGTCCGCAGGATATTCCGATAG
- a CDS encoding transporter, which translates to MKKFSLILLMLPLGLLAQLVQPIQTDRPDQTETPALVPKGMFQMENGFSYEKANADAQAVTAPSSLIKFGVNDHFELRLILEFEFREEFDQKVSGLNPVLIGFKTRLAEEQGIVPKTSFIAHLAIPDLASKEMKATFYAPEFRFTMQHTLSDRLSLGYNLGAEWDGETPEPTFIYTLTTGISLSGKAGCYVELYGFSPQKSRPDHRCDGGFTYLLSNDMMVDVSAGIGISENAPDYYAAVGFSFRL; encoded by the coding sequence ATGAAAAAATTTTCACTGATACTACTGATGCTGCCGCTGGGCCTTTTGGCACAACTAGTCCAGCCCATACAGACCGACCGCCCGGACCAGACCGAAACGCCGGCACTGGTCCCTAAAGGCATGTTCCAGATGGAAAACGGTTTTTCGTATGAAAAGGCAAACGCAGACGCGCAGGCTGTCACCGCGCCATCGTCCCTTATAAAATTTGGCGTAAACGACCATTTTGAACTGCGGCTGATCCTGGAGTTTGAATTCAGGGAAGAGTTTGACCAAAAGGTTTCAGGGCTGAATCCCGTTTTAATCGGGTTCAAGACCAGGCTGGCTGAAGAACAGGGCATCGTGCCAAAAACGTCGTTCATCGCGCACCTTGCCATTCCTGACCTCGCGTCGAAAGAAATGAAAGCCACGTTTTACGCGCCGGAGTTTCGTTTTACCATGCAACACACCTTGTCTGACAGGCTGTCATTGGGCTACAACCTGGGTGCCGAGTGGGATGGTGAAACACCAGAACCCACCTTTATTTATACGCTGACAACCGGAATTTCGCTTTCGGGCAAGGCGGGTTGCTACGTGGAATTATACGGTTTCTCACCGCAAAAATCCAGGCCTGATCACCGATGCGACGGCGGATTTACCTATTTACTGTCAAACGATATGATGGTAGATGTTTCCGCTGGTATCGGAATCAGCGAGAATGCACCCGATTATTACGCTGCGGTCGGATTTTCGTTTCGTTTGTAA
- a CDS encoding Nramp family divalent metal transporter, translating into MKGKSLEEVNQSISTQNKTSVFRKVLAFFGPAYLISVGYMDPGNWATDIAGGSQFGYALLWVLLMSNIMALLLQSLSARLGIVTQLDLAQASRETYSPFVNYILYFLAEIAIAACDLAEVLGMAIGINLLFDIDLVPAVMITVLDTFLLLFLINKGMRKMEAFIIALVAIIGVSFVFEMIFAQPELPKVFAGLIPSIPNETALYIAIGIIGATVMPHNLYLHSSLVQTRKFDRSKAGILQALKYNFIDSAIALNLAFFVNAAILILAAATFYKNGKFDVAEIQDAHQFLQPYLGTQWAPVLFAVALIAAGQSSTVTGTLAGQIIMEGYLNLRIQPWVRRILTRLIAIVPAVIVISVFGESVTGKMLIFSQVILSLQLGFAIIPLIHFVSDKRKMKGFEIGIPTRIAAWIIAIIIVSLNAKLVFDELNGWLETSENPLVLWLTAVPLAIGFLILLLYIVFTPFFRKHSHAIDNHSPHNLQLKFSKSPAFGKKNIAISVDFSSADEFAINNAFEMGGIEAQYTLIHVVETVGAMYYGGNIEDHETSIDEKLLAEYREMLTLKGYRVQTRLGFGKPAKVIPEIVSSMPFDVLVMGAHGHTGFKDLLFGTTVNKVRHKVSIPLFIVKK; encoded by the coding sequence ATGAAAGGCAAATCTTTAGAAGAGGTCAACCAGTCCATTTCTACACAAAATAAGACCTCCGTATTCCGGAAAGTCCTGGCATTTTTCGGACCGGCATACCTGATCAGCGTCGGGTATATGGATCCGGGGAATTGGGCTACGGACATCGCGGGCGGAAGCCAGTTCGGTTATGCGCTCCTTTGGGTATTGCTGATGAGCAACATCATGGCCCTGCTGTTGCAAAGCCTCAGTGCCCGGTTAGGGATTGTAACGCAGCTTGATCTGGCGCAGGCCTCGAGAGAAACCTACTCGCCCTTTGTCAACTACATTTTATATTTCCTGGCCGAGATTGCTATTGCGGCCTGCGATTTAGCCGAAGTACTCGGAATGGCTATCGGGATTAACCTGCTGTTCGACATCGACCTGGTCCCCGCGGTGATGATTACGGTGCTGGATACCTTTTTATTATTGTTCCTGATCAATAAGGGCATGCGCAAAATGGAGGCTTTTATTATCGCACTGGTCGCTATTATCGGGGTGTCGTTTGTTTTCGAGATGATTTTTGCGCAGCCCGAACTACCCAAGGTTTTCGCGGGACTGATTCCATCGATACCAAATGAAACGGCTTTATACATCGCGATCGGGATTATCGGGGCTACAGTGATGCCCCACAACCTCTACCTGCATTCTTCATTGGTGCAAACGCGGAAATTCGACCGCAGCAAGGCCGGGATCTTACAGGCTCTCAAGTACAATTTTATCGATTCGGCGATTGCGCTCAATCTGGCATTTTTCGTGAATGCGGCCATTTTGATTCTCGCAGCGGCGACATTCTATAAAAACGGGAAGTTCGATGTCGCCGAAATCCAGGATGCACACCAATTCCTGCAGCCCTATCTTGGGACGCAATGGGCTCCGGTACTGTTTGCGGTCGCTTTGATTGCAGCCGGCCAAAGTTCGACGGTCACCGGCACGCTCGCCGGCCAGATTATTATGGAAGGTTACCTCAATTTGCGCATACAACCGTGGGTGCGCCGCATCCTGACACGGCTCATTGCTATTGTACCGGCTGTGATCGTGATTTCTGTTTTCGGGGAAAGCGTTACCGGAAAAATGTTGATTTTCAGTCAGGTGATTCTGAGCCTGCAACTGGGCTTTGCGATCATCCCATTAATCCATTTTGTGAGCGACAAACGCAAGATGAAAGGTTTTGAAATCGGGATCCCAACCCGGATTGCCGCCTGGATTATCGCCATCATCATTGTGTCGCTGAACGCAAAACTCGTTTTCGACGAATTGAATGGCTGGCTGGAAACTTCTGAAAACCCGTTGGTACTTTGGCTTACTGCCGTTCCGTTGGCAATCGGGTTCCTGATCCTGCTGTTGTATATTGTTTTTACGCCATTTTTCAGGAAACATTCCCATGCGATTGACAACCATTCGCCACACAATCTCCAACTGAAGTTTTCGAAGTCTCCTGCATTTGGCAAGAAAAACATTGCGATTTCGGTCGATTTTTCTTCGGCGGACGAATTTGCCATCAACAATGCCTTTGAGATGGGCGGGATTGAAGCCCAGTACACACTGATTCACGTTGTGGAAACAGTTGGGGCAATGTATTACGGTGGCAATATTGAGGACCATGAAACCAGTATCGATGAGAAGCTGCTAGCCGAGTACCGGGAAATGCTTACGCTGAAAGGCTACCGTGTGCAAACCCGCCTCGGCTTCGGAAAACCCGCCAAGGTCATTCCTGAAATTGTCAGTTCAATGCCGTTTGATGTACTCGTGATGGGCGCACACGGGCACACCGGTTTTAAGGACCTGCTGTTCGGTACCACCGTAAATAAGGTCCGGCATAAAGTCAGCATTCCGCTTTTTATTGTAAAAAAATAA
- a CDS encoding metal-dependent transcriptional regulator, with amino-acid sequence MTFSEENYLKTIYHLTILTDSGVSTNAIADKMETKASSVTDMLKKLAEKDLVHYKKYQGVSLTDNGRLAAKMIVRKHRLWEVFLVEKLDFAWDEVHDIAEQLEHIKSEKLINKLDDFLGNPTEDPHGDPIPDANGRIIKIEKQLLSELNENQSGVCVGVKDTSSEFLQYLDKLGIALGAEIKVLVKESFDQSLRIAIGTKENAISSKIASNLFVQRS; translated from the coding sequence ATGACTTTTTCGGAAGAAAATTACCTGAAGACGATTTACCACCTCACCATCCTCACTGACAGTGGGGTCAGCACGAACGCTATAGCCGATAAAATGGAAACGAAAGCTTCTTCAGTCACTGATATGCTGAAGAAACTGGCCGAAAAGGATTTGGTCCACTATAAAAAATATCAGGGGGTATCGTTGACCGACAACGGTCGGCTTGCGGCCAAAATGATTGTGCGAAAACACCGCCTTTGGGAAGTATTTCTTGTGGAAAAGCTCGATTTTGCCTGGGATGAAGTGCATGATATCGCCGAACAGCTCGAACACATCAAGTCTGAAAAGCTCATCAACAAGCTCGACGATTTTCTTGGCAACCCGACCGAAGATCCGCATGGTGACCCGATTCCGGATGCCAATGGCCGTATCATTAAGATTGAAAAGCAGTTGCTGTCTGAACTCAACGAGAACCAATCCGGTGTCTGCGTTGGCGTGAAAGACACCTCATCCGAGTTCCTTCAATACCTTGACAAGCTGGGAATTGCATTAGGAGCAGAAATTAAGGTGCTCGTTAAAGAGAGTTTTGACCAATCGCTCCGGATTGCCATAGGAACTAAAGAAAATGCAATCTCAAGTAAGATTGCGTCTAATCTCTTTGTGCAGCGGAGTTAA
- the feoB gene encoding ferrous iron transport protein B: MPDHSIKVALIGNPNTGKTSVFNQLTGLNQQVGNYPGITVERKQGFCNLPLGFKGVILDLPGTYSLNASSIDENVVIELLLNKNDRDYPDVAVLVTDVENLKRNLLLFTQIKDLEIPTILVINMADRMELKGISLDIPYLESHLKTKIALVSARKKTGIEALKKLIVDYNSLSVEPCLNASNIDTDYFNGLRKAFPKQSLYKLWLVITQDVNFSNLNKNFIDTHNFAKPNAELKRLQQKETIKRYQFINDVLKEGRTVDTGKARDFRSRLDRVLTHKVWGYVIFSFILLLIFQSIFDWSSYPMDWIDNSFTWLSAFAAETLPKGIFTDLISQGIIPGIGGIVIFIPQIAFLFLFISILEETGYMSRVVFLMDKIMRRFGLSGKSVVPLISGTACAIPAIMATRNIENWKERLITILVTPFTTCSARLPVYSIIISLIIPKNRVLGIFNTQGLTLMALYLLGFATAVLSAYILNKVLRIKGKTFFVVEMPNYKLPLFKNVALNVVEKTRAFVLGAGKIILAISIVLWFLASFGPGKNFRNAENIVLDEIKQEKGHFDKAYVDERIASYKLENSYIGIMGKTIEPVIRPLGYDWKIGIAILSSFAAREVFVGTLATIYSVGDADNEDTIRDKMQAETDQQTGNKIFNFASGISLLLFYAFAMQCASTLAITKKETNTWKWPMAQLVFMSSLAYIVAFVAFQALK; the protein is encoded by the coding sequence ATGCCGGACCATAGCATTAAAGTTGCGCTTATCGGGAACCCGAACACGGGAAAGACTTCGGTATTCAACCAACTCACGGGACTGAACCAGCAGGTGGGGAATTATCCCGGAATCACGGTGGAACGCAAACAGGGTTTTTGTAATTTACCATTAGGATTTAAAGGGGTCATCCTTGATTTACCGGGTACGTACAGCCTCAATGCCAGTTCAATTGACGAAAACGTCGTGATTGAATTGCTGCTTAATAAGAACGACAGGGACTATCCGGATGTTGCGGTTTTGGTCACCGATGTGGAAAACCTCAAACGGAACCTGCTGCTTTTTACCCAAATAAAAGACCTCGAAATCCCTACGATCCTGGTCATCAATATGGCCGATCGTATGGAACTCAAAGGCATTTCGCTGGATATCCCGTACCTCGAGAGCCATCTCAAAACAAAGATTGCGCTGGTGAGTGCGCGGAAAAAAACCGGCATCGAAGCGTTGAAGAAGCTGATTGTCGATTACAACTCATTGTCGGTCGAACCGTGCCTGAACGCCTCAAATATCGACACTGATTACTTCAACGGCCTGAGAAAAGCCTTCCCGAAGCAATCGCTATACAAGCTTTGGCTCGTCATCACGCAGGACGTTAATTTCTCGAACCTGAACAAGAATTTCATCGATACGCATAATTTCGCAAAACCCAATGCTGAGCTAAAACGGCTGCAGCAGAAAGAAACCATCAAACGTTACCAGTTTATCAACGATGTACTCAAAGAAGGTCGTACCGTTGACACCGGGAAAGCGCGCGATTTCAGGAGCCGCCTCGACCGTGTCCTCACGCATAAAGTCTGGGGTTATGTGATTTTCTCGTTCATACTGCTGCTCATCTTCCAATCTATCTTTGATTGGTCCAGTTACCCGATGGATTGGATTGACAATAGTTTTACCTGGCTCAGCGCGTTTGCGGCGGAAACACTTCCAAAAGGCATTTTCACCGACCTGATTTCGCAGGGAATCATTCCCGGAATCGGCGGTATTGTCATCTTTATCCCCCAGATTGCCTTCCTGTTCCTTTTCATCTCGATACTTGAGGAAACCGGATACATGAGTCGCGTGGTCTTCCTGATGGATAAGATCATGCGCCGGTTCGGACTCAGCGGCAAAAGCGTCGTGCCGTTAATTTCAGGGACGGCATGCGCCATTCCGGCCATCATGGCTACGCGCAATATTGAAAACTGGAAAGAACGGCTGATCACCATCTTAGTCACACCATTTACGACCTGCTCGGCGAGGTTGCCGGTATATTCGATCATCATTTCGCTTATTATCCCGAAGAACAGGGTTTTAGGGATTTTCAACACCCAGGGGCTTACGCTGATGGCGTTGTACTTACTGGGGTTTGCGACTGCGGTATTGTCAGCCTATATTCTGAATAAAGTGCTCAGGATAAAAGGCAAAACCTTCTTTGTAGTGGAAATGCCAAACTACAAATTGCCGCTGTTTAAAAATGTCGCCTTGAATGTGGTTGAAAAAACACGAGCATTTGTGCTGGGTGCCGGGAAAATTATCCTTGCCATATCAATTGTGCTTTGGTTCCTGGCTTCATTCGGTCCGGGGAAAAATTTCAGGAATGCCGAAAACATCGTCCTGGATGAGATCAAGCAGGAGAAGGGGCATTTCGATAAGGCGTATGTCGATGAACGGATCGCGTCTTACAAACTCGAAAATTCCTATATCGGGATCATGGGGAAAACCATTGAGCCCGTCATCAGGCCGCTGGGTTACGACTGGAAAATAGGTATTGCAATTTTGAGTTCGTTTGCAGCCAGGGAAGTCTTCGTGGGCACGCTGGCAACCATTTACAGTGTGGGCGACGCAGACAACGAAGACACTATCAGAGACAAGATGCAGGCGGAAACCGATCAGCAAACCGGAAATAAAATCTTCAATTTCGCTTCCGGGATTTCATTGCTGCTGTTTTATGCATTTGCGATGCAATGTGCCAGTACGCTGGCCATCACGAAAAAAGAAACCAATACCTGGAAATGGCCGATGGCGCAATTGGTATTTATGAGTTCGCTCGCATACATTGTCGCGTTTGTTGCCTTCCAGGCCCTGAAATAA
- a CDS encoding FeoA family protein, with translation MQTTIAQLEIGEKAIITDFDINTVPLKLIEMGCLPGNTVELLQIAPFGDPLFLNINDSHLAIRLETASAIEVEIIKNPS, from the coding sequence TTGCAGACCACCATTGCCCAGCTCGAAATAGGCGAAAAAGCCATCATCACTGATTTTGACATCAACACCGTCCCGTTGAAGTTGATCGAAATGGGCTGTTTGCCGGGAAACACCGTGGAATTGCTCCAGATTGCCCCGTTCGGCGACCCGTTGTTCCTTAACATCAACGACAGCCATCTTGCCATCCGGCTGGAAACGGCTTCCGCAATCGAGGTTGAAATCATTAAAAATCCTTCCTGA
- a CDS encoding SCO family protein: MAGFFKKYRIFIIAMGLLTVVFLSVAYRILKPKPQLPVFNPSDVNPEMVDTSIQYISKNHTIADFSFVNQNGKTITQKDYEGKIYVADFFFTTCRTICPIMTDNMVEVQKAVKNNPKVMLLSHSVFPDQDSVPVLKKYAVEKGVIDSKWNLVTGNKKDIYYLARKSYLAVKTANASELYDMVHTENFILVDTQRRIRGFYDGTKTEEIQRLIKDIAILSAEE; this comes from the coding sequence ATGGCTGGCTTCTTTAAGAAATACCGGATTTTCATTATCGCAATGGGCTTGCTCACAGTAGTTTTCCTGTCTGTGGCTTACCGGATATTGAAGCCGAAACCGCAATTGCCGGTATTCAATCCGTCCGATGTCAATCCTGAAATGGTGGACACCTCGATACAATATATCAGTAAAAACCACACGATTGCCGATTTCTCTTTTGTGAACCAGAATGGCAAAACCATTACGCAAAAAGACTATGAAGGTAAGATTTATGTCGCCGATTTTTTCTTTACGACCTGCCGGACCATTTGCCCCATTATGACAGACAATATGGTCGAAGTGCAAAAGGCTGTCAAAAACAACCCCAAAGTCATGCTGCTGTCGCACTCGGTTTTTCCGGATCAGGACAGCGTGCCCGTGCTTAAAAAATATGCGGTGGAAAAAGGTGTCATCGACAGCAAGTGGAACCTGGTTACAGGAAACAAAAAAGACATTTATTATCTCGCCCGGAAATCTTACCTGGCGGTTAAAACGGCGAATGCGTCGGAGCTGTACGATATGGTGCACACCGAGAACTTTATCCTTGTCGATACCCAGAGGCGCATCCGCGGATTTTATGACGGCACCAAAACCGAAGAAATTCAGCGGCTTATTAAAGATATCGCGATCTTATCTGCCGAAGAATAA